The following is a genomic window from Spiribacter sp. 1M189.
AGGGCAATCGCAGCGAGATCACCCGCCTCGCCGATCGGCTGGCACGGCTGCTGGTGCCCGGCGCGCTGATCCTCGCGGCGCTGGTGGCCGTCGGCGGCACCGCGCTGGGGCTGGGCGCCGACGAGGCCCTGCTGCGCGCCCTCTCGGTGGTGGTCATCGCCTGTCCCTGTGCGCTCAGCATCGCCGTGCCGGTGACGTTCCTGAGTTTCGCCGAACGCGCCATGGGCCGGGGGGTGCTCTTTCGCAGTCCCGCCACCATGGAGCGGGCCGGCCAGCTCAAGCACCTGCTCATCGACAAGACCGGCACGCTCACCCGCGGCGAGCCCACGGTGATCGGCCTGCGTCTGGCCGACGGCGTGGACGAGGCCGAACTGCGGCGTCTCGCCGCCCTGGCCGAGGCCGGCGTGGACCATCCCGTGGCCCGCGCCCTGCAGGATCCCGCCCTGATGCCGGACAGCGGCATCCATCGGCGCCGCGAGGGCCGTGGCGTGATCATGACCCTGCCGGGGGGTGAGGCCATTCGGGTGGGCGCCCGGCGCTGGCTGGTTGAGGCGGATATCGTCGTGCCGGCGGAAGCCCCGGCTGGACCGGCTGATCCGGCCGAGCTACAGGCCGACGCCGCCACGCGCATTCATCTTGCCCGCGACGGGCAGTGGCTGGGGAGTTTCGCGCTGGGCGACCCGCTGCGTCCGGCCGCGCCCGAGACGGTGCGGCGCCTCGTCCGCGAGGGGTTCGCGCTGCAGATGGTCACCGGCGATGGCCCGGCACCCGCCCAGCGGGTGGCCGCCGAGGTGGGGCTGGCGGCGGAGGCCGTTCACGCCGGATGCAGCCCCGAGGACAAGGCCGACCGCGTGCTGGCCGCCCAGGCGCACCAGCCGACGGCGTTTATTGGCGATGGCATCAACGACAGTGTGGCCATGGCCGCGGCGGATGTGGGCGTCGCCATCGATGGCGCGAGCCATGCCGCCACCAGCAGCGCCGGGCTGGTGGTGGCCCGGGGCGGTCTGCCGGCGCTCGCCAACGCGCTTGGCCTCGCCCGCGCCGCCCGGCGTCGGATGCTCCAGAACCTGGGGCTGGCCGTGGTCTACAACGGCTCCGCCATTCCGCTCGCCGTGGCCGGCGTCATTCCGCCCTCGGCGGCGGCGCTCGCCATGCTCGCCAGCTCACTGAGTGTCATGGCCAACGCGGCAAGGCCGGCTTAGACAAGGCCTAAGCCCTCACGGCCCCGCGTCGGGTACAATCCAGTTCCAAAGCATGAACGAACCCCCTGCACCGACAGCATCATTCATAGTATGTTGTCGGGTTACGAAAAGGGCGCCGGCGCACAGAGAGGCCAATTCATGAAGGACGCATCCCGGCAGGATCAGCCGGAGATCAAACGCATCCTGCAGTCCGCGAAATCCGGTTTCGTGGCGGTGGGCGTGTTCAGCCTGTTCATCAACCTGCTGATGCTGGTCCAGCCGTTCTACATGCTGCAGGTCTTCGACCGCGTCCTGCGCTCGCGCAGCACCGAGACGCTGCTCTTCCTGAGCCTGGTGGTGCTGGGGCTTTTCATCCTCATGGGCATCCTCCAGTTCATCCGCTCGCGCATCCTGGTGCGGGTGGGCGTGGCCCTGGACGAGCGCCTCGGCGGCCGGCTCTTCGATGCCATGTTCCGCAACTCGCTGCGCCAGCGCGGCGGCGGCAGCCCCCAGGCCATCGACGATCTCTCCAACGTCCGCCAGTTCCTGACCGGGCCGGGCATCCTCGCGCTCTTCGATGCCCCCTGGATGCCGGTCTATCTGGGCGTGATGTTCCTGTTCAACACCTGGCTCGGCATCTACGGCGTCGCCTGTACCCTGATCATCGGCGCGCTCACCTGGGCCAACGAGGTCTTCACCCGCGCGCCGCTCGCCAAGGCCAACGAGGCCAACCGCAACGCCCGGCGCTTCGCCGGCGACAACCTGCGCAACGCCGAGGTGATCCACGCCATGGGCATGGAGACCGCGGTCCGCGACCGCTGGCTGGCCCGCCAGGCCCGCACCATCAACGGCCAGGCCTTCGCCAGTGACCGTGCCGGCGTGTTCAGCAACGCCAGCCGTGTGTTCCGCTTCATGGCCCAGGCCTTCGCCTACGGCATCGGCGCGCTGCTGGTGCTGCAGGGGCAGATGAGCGGCGGCATGATCATCGCCTGTGCCATTCTCATCGGCCGTGCGCTGGCGCCGCTGGATCAGATCACCGGCGCCTGGCGCCAGATCCAGCAGGCCCGCGAGAGCTATGACCGCCTCACCAAGCTCTTCGACGGCTTCCCGGAGCAGCCCCGGCACACCTCGCTGCCGGCGCCCCAGGGCAGGCTCCAGCTCACCAACGTGCTGGCCGCCCCGCCGGGGACGCGGAACCCGGTGCTGCGCGGCGTCGCCTTCAACGTCGAGCCCGGCGAGGGCCTTGGCGTGATCGGCCCCAGCGCCGCGGGCAAGTCCTCGCTGGTGCGGGTCATCCTGGGTATCTGGCCGCTGCTGAACGGCTCGGTGCGCCTGGATGGCGCCGATGTCGATCAGTACAACCGCGACGAGATCGGTCCCTATATCGGCTATCTGCCCCAGGACATCGAGCTCTTCGAGGGCACGGTTTCTCAGAACATCGCCCGATTCGGCGAGGCGGATGATGAGTCTATCGTGGCGGCTGCCAAGTTGGCCGGGGCCCACGAGATGATCCTGCAGCTGCCGGATGGCTACGACACGGCGGTCGGCGTGGGGGGCAATACGCTCTCCGCCGGCCAGCGTCAGCGCGTGGGGCTGGCCCGGGCGCTCTTTGGCACGCCGCGTCTGGTGATTCTCGACGAGCCCAACTCCAACCTGGATGACGCCGGCGAACAGGCCCTGACCGGCGCGGTCCAGCGACTGAAGGCCCAGGGCGTGACGGTGCTGGTGGTCACCCACCGCCGCAGCATCCTCGCCCAGATGGACAAGCTCCTGGTCCTCCAGCAGGGCCAGGTCGCCGCCTTCGGCGCACGCGACGAGGTGCTCTCGCGCCTGCAGTCCAACACCGCCCAGCCGCTGCGCGTGGCCGGCGGCCAGCAGAACAAGGGAGCGCCGCAATGAAGTCGCTCAAGGAACGCTCTGGCGGACAGAGCGCGGATGGCGAGCTCATCCCAGCACAGACCGACCCGCGCCAGCAGGCCGCCCAGGCCGATGGCGTGCCGGTGGCCTCGGGCAATTACCGCCGCTACACCCTGATCGGCACGCTGGTGCTGGTGCTTGGCTTAGGCGGTTTTCTGGTCTGGGCGGCCACCGCGCCGCTCGCCAGTGCGGTGATCTCCAACGGCCAGGTGGTCATCGAGGGTTATCGCAAGACGCTGCAGCACCTCGAGGGCGGCATCATCGAGCAGATCAACGTCGAAGAGGGCCAGACGGTTGAAAAGGGTGAGGTGCTGGTCACGTTTGACGGCACCCAGGCCCGCTCGGACCTGGCCGTGGTGGAGAGCCGCCTGCTCACCGCACTCGGCCAGCGCGCGCGGCTGCGGGCTGAGCGGGATGGCGAGTCGCGCTGCGACTTCCCCGAGGCCCTGACCGAGGCGGAGGACAGCGCCAAGGCCGCCGAGATCATGGCCAACCAGCGCGCCATCTTCACCGCCCGGCAGCGGGCCCTGGAGACGGATCTCAGCCTCCGCGCCCAGCGCATCGACGAGTTCGAGGAACAGATCCGCGGGCTGCAGTCGCGGCTCACCGCGGTGGAGTCGCAGATCGCCTCGTTCACCGAGGAGGTGGACGAGTGGTCGGGGCTGGTGGAAGACCAGCTCGCCGACAAGCAGTCGCTGCGCGATGCCCGCCGGCGGCTGGATGAATACCGCGGCGAGCGCGGCCGGCTGATATCGGATATCGCCGGCATCCGCGCCCAGATCGCCACCACGCGCATGGAGCGCAGCCTCCGCCAGGAGGAATACGACCAGGAAGTGGCCACCCGCCTGGGCGAGGTCCAGGAGCGCATCCTCGATGCCCGAGCCCGCATCAGCGCCCTGCGTGACAAGCTCTCGCGCACCGTGGTGACGGCTCCCATCAACGGCTCGGTGGTGGGCCTCAAGGTGCACACCGTGGGCGGCGTGGTGAGCCCCGGCGAGGCGCTCATGGACATCGTCCCGCAGCAGCGCCGGCTGCTGGTGGATGCCCGCGTGCCGCCGGACAAGATCGACGACGTGCGCGTCGGCCAGGCTACGGACCTCAGCTTCCCGGCGCTGAACACGCTTTTCATCAACAATATCCAGGGCGATGTGGTCTCGGTGTCGGCGGATGCGCTCAACGACCAGCAGAACAACGAGAGCTACTACCTGGCCCGAATCCGCGTGAACCAGGCCGGTGTCGAGGCGCTGCAGCAGGAGAACTTCCAGCTCGAGCCCGGCATGCCGGTACAGGCCTTCATCAAGACCGGCTCGCGCAGCTTCCTCGCCTATCTCGTCAAGCCCTTCAGCGAAATGGCGTCGAGGGCCTTCCGTGAGAATTGATCGCCGGGCACCGTCCGCCTCGCGCGCCGTGCTGGCCTGCCTGCTGGCACTGGGCCTCTCGGGTGCGGCGATGGGGCAGTCCGCCGATGGGGCCGAACCCGCCGAGCCGCTGGGCCTTTTCCAGGCCTACCAGTCGGCGCTGGATTACGCCCCGGTCATCGACGAGCGCCGCGCGCTGGTGGATGCCGGCGAGCAGGTGGTGGACCAGGCCAAGGCCCTGCGGCTGCCCAACATCTCGGCCGACGCCCGCTACACCGATGCCCGCTACGAGACCGGTGATGTGCGCATCAACCCGCAGACCGGTGCCCGCGAGGACGTCCTCACGACCAACCGCAAGACCAGCTACAACTACGGCATCAATCTGACCCAGCCGCTCTACGACCGGGGCGTGTCCACCGGCCTCGCGGAGGCCCGCGCCCGGCGCGAGGTGGCGGGAGCCGAGCTCAGCGCGACCCGCCAGGCGCTGGCCGCACAGGTGGCCCAGGCCTACCTGCGCGTCCTGCGGGCCCGGGCGACCCGCTCGCTGGCCCAGGCCGAGGCCCAGGCCTACCGCGCCCGTTGGGACCAGATGGAACGCCGACTCGAGCGCAGCCTGGCAAGCCGGGTGGATGTGCTGGATGCCAGGGTGCGTTTCGAGACCGCGCTCAGTGACATCGCCCGGGCCAGCAACGAGCTGGACGCCGCCCGCCTGGGCCTTGAGCGCCTCACCGGCCGCAATCCGCAGACCCTGCTCTCGGCGAAGCCCGAGTCCATGCCACTCACCGACACGCCCACCGATGATCGGGTCGCGCAGTGGCTGGAAGAGGCCGGTCGGGCCAACCCCACCGTCGCGGTGGAGCGCGAGCGCCTGATGCGCGCCAGCGAGACCATCGCCGTGCGTCAGGCCGAGCGTTTTCCGCGCCTATCGCTGGAGGCCCGGTACAGCGACACCAATGCCACCGATCAGCTGATCCAGGGCGAGGATGCCCGGGTGCTGGTGCGGCTGCAGATGCCGCTATTCAGCGGCGGCGGGCTGACCGCCGGGGTGGACGAGGCCCGGGCCCGGCGCATGGCCCAGTCCGCGGCCCTGGAGGATGCCCAGCGCCAGGCGGTGATCGACACCCGCGCGGCGGTCAATGAACTGCGTAATGCCCAGCGCCGCATCCGCGTCTCGCGCCAGGCCCTGACCACCGCCGAGGCGCAGGTCGAGGCCAGCGAAGAGGGCCTGGAGGTCGGCGTGCGCGATCTGGTCGAGGTGCTCGACGCCCGCGCCCAGCTCTTCAGCATCCGGCGGGATCTGGCCGAGGCCGCCTACGACTACCTCATCGCGCAGGTCCGCCTGCGGACCACCACCGGCGAGTTCCAGCCCGGCGACCTGCGTGAGCTGGACCGGCGTTATCTGGACGAGGTGGTGGCGCTCCAGATGGGCGATGAATAAGGGCGATTTCGATACGCCTCAGTCCAGATCGGTGCTGAGCGGCGTCAGGCTCATCAGAACCCATCCCGAATTGGATTATGACGCGCTGGAGCGCGAAATCGACCGCCGCTTGAACCGATCGGTCGGCGTCGGGCAACCGCATGCCGGCCCACCCAGCATCACGCAGTCAGCAGCAAGATCCTCACTCCTGCGCGGGATCGTTTCCCGCCTGGTGGCGACCCGCTTCATGCGCGAGGAGCTTGCGGCGTATCCGCGACTCTACCGAGCGGTTCGACGGCTCTATCACGGGGTGCGAAAGGCCCAGTGAAAAGCATCACCGCCATCCACCAGTTCTCGGTGTCCTGTTCGCCGGGGGACGGCATCAGCAACAGCATGTTATTCATCCAGCGACTGCTGCGCGGGCGGGGTCTGGCATCCGAGATCTATGTCATGGACCGCCCTGAGTCGATGCGTGATGCGGTCAAGCTCTATGAAACCCTCGAGCCGACCCCGACCGATCTGCTGCTCATTCACCACGGTGGCGGAAACCCCGCGGCCCGCTGGCTGCAGCGGCTCCCCTGCGCCAGAGTGATGGTCTACCACAACATCACGCCGGAGCGGTTTTTCCCGGCCGACGATCCCCTGCGGCAGACCCTTGCTTACGGCCGTGAGCAGCTGATCGATTGGAAGCACTCGGTCAACGGGACGATTGCCGTGTCTCCCCGGAACCACGTCGAACTCATGGCGGCGGGCTATCCAGCGGAGAAAACCGCCACCATTCCGCTTCTGGTCGATCTCGAGCGGTTTAGTAGGACAACCTCGAGGGAGAGGGTACGGCAGCAGAACAACGCCCGGCAGTTACTGTTTGTAGGCCGTTTGGTGCCGCATAAAAACCCACAAGGCCTTATTGCCATGCTGGCGGAGCTGACGCATATGACCGACCAGTCGGTCCGCCTCACCCTCGTGGGAGAGGGAAGTCCTACCACGATCGCGGCGCTGTATGATCTGGCAGCACGGCTTCGGGTATCGGATCAGGTCGAGATCACCGGCAAGGTGAGTGATGAACGTCTGGTAACGCTCTACTCCGAGGCCGATCTCTATGTAAGCATGAGCGAGCATGAGGGGTTCGGCATGCCGCTTGTCGAAGCGATGATGCACGAGGTTCCGATCGTCGCCTATGCCGCCCCTGAGAGCGGCATTGCCGATACCGTCGAAGGCGGGGGCTTGCTCCTCAATCGCGCCGACCCTGCCATCGTTGCGGCCACGGCGGCGGCAGTGCTGGACGACGTCGAGCTGCAAGGGCAGGTGATCGCGGCACAGAAAACCCGGCTCAAGGCACTCCAACCCGACCGCCTTGAGCAACAACTGGTAGATTTCCTACGGTCGGTTGGACTTGATCCGGGCGCTGGCAAAGAGCCCGGCCCTGCGTACAATTCGGGGGATGGATAACGCAGTGACCGCAATCTACGGAGCTGGGGCAGCGCGCGCCAAACACCAGGTGGCCGGATGACCGCGCTCCGTTCCCTGGAACCATTCTCGGCCCGCGTTCGCAACCTTTGGGCCTACCGATATTTCGTTGCCAGCTCGGTGCGCAACGAGTTGGTTGCCTCTCTGACGCGCAGCCGGCTGGGAATCTTCTGGCTCTTTGCCCAGCCACTCAGCCTGGTGATTATTTATGCCCTGATCCTATCGAATGTCCTTTCGGCGAAGCTGCCGGGTGTCGAGGGGCAATATGCCTATGCGATCTACCTCACCTCCGGGATTCTCGCTTGGACGCTGTTCAGCGACGGGGTCAGTCGTGGGACGACGCTGTTCATCGACAGCGCCGATCTCATGAAGAAGCTGAGTTTCCCGAGGGTGGCACTGCCTGCCGTGATGCTGGGGACGATGATCGTACAGAACTTCCTGTTCCTGCTTGTGGCCCTTGGGGTGTTCCTGCTCCTTGGGCACACATTCTCCCTTGCCATGCTCTGGGTGCCGGTGCTGATGATATTGTTCGGGGGGTTCGGGGCCGGAATCGGGCTGGTCTGCGGAGCGATCAATGTCTTTGTCCGCGATGTGGGCCAACTCATCCCGATCCTGCTTCAGTTCGCCTTCTGGTTCACGCCCATCGTCTATCCCATCACGATCATCCCGGCGTCCTATCAGGGACTGTATGACCTGAACATCATGTACTGGTTCGTCTCGGCGTATCACGACACCATCGTCTACGGCAGGGTCCCGGATGCGAACCAGTTCCTGGTGATGGCCGTGGCCTGTCTGGTGGCCGTGCTGGCGGCGGGCTTCCTTTTCCGTCGCGCCTCTCCCGAGATGGTGGATGTGCTGTGAGCGAGATCCGGGTCAGAAACCTCAGCAAGGGCTTTCGGCAGTACAAGTCCGAGTGGCACCGGATCGCCAACTGGCTTTATCTCAACCGTGCACCGGCAAAGACATTCTGGGCCGTGCAGGATATCTCCATCGATGTGTCGCCCGGCGAGGCGGTCGGCATTATCGGCCGCAATGGCGCGGGTAAGAGTACGCTTCTGAAACTCCTCACCGGTACCATGACCCCCAGCACGGGCGAGATCCAGATCGGTGGCCGCGTCAGCGCACTGCTGGAGCTCGGCATGGGGTTCAACCCGGAGCTCACCGGCCGGGAGAATGTCTACCACGCCTCCAGCCTGCAGGGCTTTGATCGCGGCCAGATCGACGGGCGTATTGATGCGATCGAGGCGTTCGCTGAGATCGGCACCTACTTTGATGCGCCGGTGCGCACCTACTCGAGCGGCATGCAGGTTCGCGTCGCATTCGCCGTGGCGACGGCGTGGCGGCCGGATGTGCTGATCGTTGATGAGGCCCTGTCGGTTGGCGATACCTATTTCCAGGCCAAGAGCTTTGACCGCATCCGCGCCTTCCTCGCCGAGGGAACGACCCTTCTGCTGGTCTCCCATGACCGGGCGGCCGTGCAGGCGCTATGCAGCGTCGCCTACCTGCTGGAGGACGGACGGATTCGCACCCACGGCGATCCCAAAACCGTTTTCGAGTACTACAACGCCACACTGAGCGAGCGCGACGGGGTGGCTACCGCCATTGAGCAGCAGGCCGATGAATCCGGCGAGGTGGTGACCCGGTCCGGAGATGCAGCGGCGCGGATTCACTCGGTGTGCCTGATGAACGATAACGACATGGAAGTGGATCTGCTTCAGGTCGAGCAGCGCGCCAGGCTATGCATCACCGCTGGGGTAGTGCAGGACATTCCGGAGATGGTGGTGGGGTTCGTGATCCGCGACCGGCTCGGGCAGCCGGTTTTCGGGACGAACAGCGCCTATAATGAACAGGTGACCGAGGGGCTGAGCGCGGGAGCGAGGGTCACGGCGGCTTTTGAATTTCCAGCGAATCTGGGCGAGGGCGGGTATGTGGTGAGCATTGCGCTGCATGCCGGTTTCGATCATACCCAGCGCTGCTACGACTGGTGGGACGGCGCGATTACCTTTGAGGTGGTGAACTCGGCCCTGCCGAAATTCTCTGGCTCGGCCTGGCTCCCGACGAACATTACGGTGATGGTCGATGACTGATGCATCGCTTTTCTATCGTTGGTTTGAGGATCGATACCGCGGGTCGCGGGAACTGATCCTCGAGCGGCTTCGCGGATATACGCCTTACCTGAAGGTCCTGAAACGCCGACATGGGAAGGCGGCTCAGGCGCTGGATCTGGGGTGTGGCCGTGGCGAGTGGCTGGAAGTCCTTGGTGAGGTCGGGCTACAGGGGCGGGGTGTCGATCTGGATGCCGGTATGCTCGCGGCCTGCGAGGAGCGGGGACTCGCTGCCGAGTATGGCGATGCGATAGCCGCGCTGCGATCCTGTGAAGAGGGCTCGCTCGCGCTGGTCTCGGGGTTCCACATTGCCGAGCACCTCGAGTTCGAGGTTCTCCGGGAGTTGATCTCCGAGGCCCACCGGGCGCTCGCGAAGGGCGGCATGCTGATCCTGGAGACTCCGAACCCTGAGAACCTACGGGTAACAGCGGTCGATTTCTACATGGACCCCACCCACCAAAATCCACTGCCTCCGCGGCTACTTGCGTTCGCTGTAGAATTCTACGGATTTGATCCATGCCATGTACTACGACTGCAGGAGCCCGCTGTCGCTCACGATGCGCCGTTTCCGTCCACTTCGGAAATCTACAACTGCGCTAGCCCCGATTTTGCCGTGATAGCTGGTAAAGGTTGGTCTGCGACGATGCGCAAGCGGATCGGGGCGGCTGCTGACAAGCATGCGGGTGTAACCGCCGAAGCGCTAATGGACCGGCGTGATGCAGCTCAGCATCACCAGCGTGAGCGTATTGATTGGCGTATTGATGGTTTGTTGGAAGAGGCCCGTTCGGATCGGGAGCGAGTAGATCAGCAGCTTGCGACCTTTAGAGACGCAGTGCGCCAAGAGGCCGAAAATGATCGTCATCAACTCCTAGCGCTTGTTGAGGACACAGCCGAGCTGTCAGAGCGGTTTGCCGTGCTTGATGAGCGATTGAATGCACTCTACGACAGCCGTTCATGGAAGATCACAGCGCCGTTTCGCGCGGTCTTCGGTTTTGCGCGGGAAGTCAGGGCCGGGCGAGCGGCCCTCCCTCGCCGCACTGCCAGGCGTCTTCTGTATTCGCACCGACTTCGCAGCTTTTTGGTTAAGCATCCACGAACTTATCGGGTGCTGAGTCGACTGGTTCGAGCATTGGGCATTCACCGGTGTATGTGGGCACTCGCTGCTGAGCCGTCGGACAAGGGGGCGGAGCATTCGAGTGAGGCTTCGGAGTCCTTCGGTCAGGCTCCCGATTCACCTGCACATGACACTCTGGGGTTGCCGCGACACGCGCAGCACGTACACCGGCGCTTGAAAAGGAAGTTCGAGTAGAAGACCAATGCGCATTCTGATTGATATGCAAGGAGATCAGACGGATAGCCACTATCGTGGCATTGGGCGGTTTGTCAGAGAGCTCGTGAAGGCGCTGCCCCCCCAATATCCCGAGTATCGCTTCATCCTCCATTTCGACAGTTCGATGCCGGCCGCGGTGTGTCGGTGGCAGGAGAGTGCGATCGCCCTCTCGCCGAATGTCGAGATCTCCCGCTGGTCCATGCCACGGGGAGTTGACCGCCACCTATTCCACCATGAGCGATGGCGGGGTATCGGGGATCGCCTTTATGCCGCCGCGATCGAGCGGGCGGCGCCGGATATCATTCTGATCCCCTCGTTCTTCGAGTCGGAGGCGGTGGTCAATCTCTCGCACCTGGACCCTGCCATCCCGCGCGTTGTGCTGATGCATGATCTCATTCCGCTGGTCAATCAGCGCGAATATCTCAACGCCTGCCCCGAGACGAGGGCCGACTATCTCCGTCGTGTTGAAGAGGTGAAAAAGGCGGATCATCTCGTCTGCAACTCGGCGTTCACCGCGCGGGAGGCTGTGGAATGGCTGGATATCGAGACATCCCGGACCACGCCGATTTGGGCGGATGCAGACGCGCGGTTTCGGCCCGATGGAGATGGCGAGACGCAATCCGAAGCGCTTTTGCACGAGTACGGCGTTGAAGGGCCTTTCGTGCTCCATACCGGTGCGGTGGACCCGCGCAAGAACGTGGATCTGCTCATTCAGGCCTTCGGGCGTCTGCCCGCTGCGGTCCAGGCGACCCAGCGGCTCGTGCTCGCCGGTCCCATCTCGGGCGCTGAGCGTGATGCCCTTGCCGCCTCCGCAAGACGACACGGAGTGCCCGCCGATGCGCTCGTCGTGTTGGGCCATGTCAGCGATGAATTACTGGTCGCGCTGTATAACGGTTGTTCGGCGTTTGTTTTCCCCTCCCGCCATGAAGGCTTCGGACTGCCGGCGTTGGAGGCCATGCGCTGCGGTGCGCCTGTCCTCGCGGCCAACGCCACGAGCCTTGTCGAAGTGGTCGCTGATGAAGCGGCGCTGTTCGACCCGGATGATCCCCAGGCACTCGCCGAGAAGCTTGAGCGGGTCCTGACGGATCCGGAGTGGCGGGCAGAACGCTTGGCCGCGGCGCAGGCGCAAGCCGAGCGCTTTTCCTGGGATCGTACGGCCACCCTGACCATGGGTGTGCTGGAGCATCTCGTATCGGCCGAGGACAACCCGCGGCGGCGCGCAGACCCTACTAAGGTATCCGACAGGGACGGTAAGCCACGCCTTGCATTTGTCTCGCCCCTGCCGCCCGCCCATACCGGGATCGCGAACTACAGCGAGGAGCTCCTGCCGGCGCTCGCCGAGCACTATGATGTAACCCTGGTCACGGATGAGCCGGTGGTCAGTGACACGCTGATCGAGGCATTCGGTCAACCGCTGGATCCGGATGGCCTGCGCGAGGCGGCATCAACATTCGACCGTGTTCTCTACCAGGTTGGGAATTCTCCGTTCCATAGCTTCATGGCCGATCTGATGGATGCGGTGCCCGGTGTGGTCGTGATGCATGATGCCTGCATTGGTGGGCTCTGGTTTGGTGAGCCGGCGCAGTTCCAAACCCCGATTGATGGCGCGGGGGAGGGAGCGCCCTGGGCCCAGGCGGTGCGCGTGTCGCACGGCGTGAGTGCGGTGGCGGATGCGCTCGGCATGACCCGATCCGAGTTCATCGATCAATACCCTGCCAGCTGGCCGATCATCGAGCGGGCTCGTGGCGTGATCGTTCATTCCCGCCACGCCCGAGAACTCTTCGAGCGTCATTATGCGCCAGACGCAGCAGGACATTGGGCGGTGATCCCGCATTTGCGGGCCCTGCCACAGGAGGCCGACCGCGATGCAGCCAGAGAGCGGCTCGGACTAGCGCCAGATGCGTTCATCATTGCAAGCTTCGGGATGGTCGCGCCGACCAAACGCTGCAAGACCCTCCTCGAGGCCTGGATGGACAGCAGGCTCGCCGGTGATCATCGCTGCCAGCTGGTCTTCGCCGGGCCCCTGGATCTGGGCGAATACGGCGCCGCACTGATGGAGATGGCGTCCTCGCCTGGGGCCGGAAACGTGCGTTTCACCGACCGCCTCACCGACGAGGCCTTCGCGGACTGGCTGGCGGCGGCGGATGTCGCGGTGCAGCTGCGCGGCGAGTCTCGGGGCGAGACCTCGGGTGCCGTTAGCCATGCCATGGCCCATGGGCTCCCCGTACTAGTGAACATGCACGGGTCGATGGCGGAACTGCCTGACGACGCGGTCTATAAGATTGATGATCCGATTGAATCGGATGTGCTGATACGGGCGCTGGAGACCCTATACGACGACGCGGAGCTTCGCGAGCGCCTGGGTAGAGCGGCGAGAGCGCTGATCGCGACAGACCATGCCCCGGCCGCCTGCGCGGCTGAGTATTCTGAGACACTCGAGCGCGCCTATGCCCGGAACCGATGCTCGGCGGATGGTCTGGTCGATGCGCTGGATGCGGAGGTCATCCAGCGCCTTGGCGAGGCAGATCAAGAGCGCCTCGCTACCGCTATTGCGACGACGCTGCCGATCGGACATCCACGTAAGCGGCTCTTCGTGGATGTCACTGCCACCGCGGCAACCGATCGAATGACCGGCATTGAGCGGGTGGCTCTGCGCCTGGTCGAATCCTGGCTCGCCGACCCGCCGGAGGGCTTTCGCATTGAGCCGGTGCGGTTGGTGGAAAGCGAGGGTGAGTGGCGATACGTCACCGCGATGGATTGGATGCGCCGCATTACCGGTGATGATCTCGT
Proteins encoded in this region:
- a CDS encoding glycosyltransferase; the encoded protein is MRILIDMQGDQTDSHYRGIGRFVRELVKALPPQYPEYRFILHFDSSMPAAVCRWQESAIALSPNVEISRWSMPRGVDRHLFHHERWRGIGDRLYAAAIERAAPDIILIPSFFESEAVVNLSHLDPAIPRVVLMHDLIPLVNQREYLNACPETRADYLRRVEEVKKADHLVCNSAFTAREAVEWLDIETSRTTPIWADADARFRPDGDGETQSEALLHEYGVEGPFVLHTGAVDPRKNVDLLIQAFGRLPAAVQATQRLVLAGPISGAERDALAASARRHGVPADALVVLGHVSDELLVALYNGCSAFVFPSRHEGFGLPALEAMRCGAPVLAANATSLVEVVADEAALFDPDDPQALAEKLERVLTDPEWRAERLAAAQAQAERFSWDRTATLTMGVLEHLVSAEDNPRRRADPTKVSDRDGKPRLAFVSPLPPAHTGIANYSEELLPALAEHYDVTLVTDEPVVSDTLIEAFGQPLDPDGLREAASTFDRVLYQVGNSPFHSFMADLMDAVPGVVVMHDACIGGLWFGEPAQFQTPIDGAGEGAPWAQAVRVSHGVSAVADALGMTRSEFIDQYPASWPIIERARGVIVHSRHARELFERHYAPDAAGHWAVIPHLRALPQEADRDAARERLGLAPDAFIIASFGMVAPTKRCKTLLEAWMDSRLAGDHRCQLVFAGPLDLGEYGAALMEMASSPGAGNVRFTDRLTDEAFADWLAAADVAVQLRGESRGETSGAVSHAMAHGLPVLVNMHGSMAELPDDAVYKIDDPIESDVLIRALETLYDDAELRERLGRAARALIATDHAPAACAAEYSETLERAYARNRCSADGLVDALDAEVIQRLGEADQERLATAIATTLPIGHPRKRLFVDVTATAATDRMTGIERVALRLVESWLADPPEGFRIEPVRLVESEGEWRYVTAMDWMRRITGDDLVGLGDEVVDPGPGDVLGIVDISGQQLVEAVDSGLHQQLRADGCPVFAIVYDILPVTHPRCFPPGADATHQRWLEAISAFDGIFGISQTVRNNARGWLSENRPERVGVIKTGHFALGTDHIATSEVGDEPPPNLELPTDRRLFITVGTIEPRKRHHQVLDAFECRWAAGSTDCLVIVGKEGWQELPDSHRRDIPETVKRLTGHRELGQRLFWLDGLSDSELDTLYHQATGLIAASEDEGYGLPVVEAAARGMPILARDIPVFREVAPAGTQFFSAMDGETLAYALQMWMTEQVVDSAGAEPVAVLWRDSARELWSQVAGIATN